The segment AATATGGTTCCTTTATCTGCAAGTTCAAACCTTCCAGGTTTTGTTCTTATAGCCCCTGTAAAAGCTCCTTTTTCATGACCAAATAACTCTGATTCAAGCAATGTTTCTGTTAATGCAGAGCAGTTTACTTTTATAAGTTCCCCTTGTCTTCCAGATTTTTCATGAATAGCTTCTGCAATTAATTCTTTTCCAGTACCTGTTTCTCCATAGATTAAAACAGTAGCCTTTGTAGGAGCAATTTGCGATACTGTTTCAAAAATATCAAGCATTTTTTTGGATCTTCCAATTATTTTGTCCGAAAACGCTGTTTTTAGAAAGGATGTTTTTAGTAATTCATAATCTTTTTTAAATTTTGCAAAATCAATAGCTTTTTTTATAACGACAACAATTTTATCAATATTTTCAAAAGGTTTTATAAAAAAATCATAAACCCCTTCTTTCATAAGATTAATAGCATCTTCAACAGTAGCTTTACCAGAAATTATAATTACAGGTATAGATGGATATTTTGATTTAATAATATTAAAAAGTTCTTTTCCATTTAACTCTGGCATAACAAGATCAGTAATAATGCATTCAACTATATCTTCATTTTCTTCAATATACTCTAAAGCTTTTGCTCCATTTTCAAAATCAACTACTTGAAGTCCATTAAGCTCAATAAGCCTTTTTAAAGCCATTCTAATATTTAACTCATCATCAATTAAGACAACCATTTTTTATCCTTATAATTTGAATCTATATAAAATATAACACAAATGTAAAAAATTGAGACATAAAAATTAATATTATTTTATTAAATTTATTTACTTATTAAAAAAATTTAATTATAGATTTAAATAATAATGTAGGTTAAATATTTATAAATGCATTTTATAATAAGATTATTAAATTATTAGTAACAATATTTAAATTTAATATAAGATATTTGTTAAAAATAAGAAAGTAAAAGTAAAAAAGATTATTAATTAAATATATGTTCCTTTTAATAAAGCTAATAAAGTTTGTTTATTAATAAGATTTATTTGTCTTGAATTAGCAAAATCAATAATATCTGGAGTAAAGTTACCAGGATAGATTATGTGCATTTTTGAGCAGTTATTTTTGATCATTTTGTCTCTCATTGATTGAACATCATCAAGAAGTATCTCAGTTTGAGAATCTCTTATAAATACAAAAAAATTATTTTCTTTTTTTGTTGTTATTAAAGCTTGTGTATTTTGAGGAATACCAACAACATATACGATTTTTCCAAAATCCATAATTTCAAGAACTTTGAAATTCATAGTAGCTAATATTTTTGTTGCAATGTTTTTAAAATCTTCTGATTTAGCTATTATGTATTCTTTATATTTATCATCAACTGATAGTTCTGAATAAATATTTAACTTTTTTTCAACATCTTTATAACTTTTATTAACAAGATAAAGTTCATTCCATAGCTTTAAAGCATTATCTATGTCTTTAATTGCTTCATAAGCTAAAGAAAGATCATATTTTGCTTCTAAAAGCAATTCATTTTCTTTTATATTTGTGATAGCTTTTAAATAAAATTTTATTGCATTATTATAGTCTTTTGTTGCATGAAGAATTGATGCTATTTGATATAATGATTGGCCTTTAAACTTTGTTGAATAAACCCCCTTAGAAAAGTAGTCAATAGCAAGTTTTGTTTTGCCAAATTGTTGATAAATAAGACCTAGATAATAAGCAGCATCGTAAAAGTTATTTTGTAAATCAATACACCTTAAAAAGTGCCTTTCAGCATCTCTATAAAGCTTTGAGATATAATATATTCTTCCAATATTGTAATGAGCTATTGGATTTTTATCATCAAGTTGCAAAGCTTTTTTATAATAACTTGCTGCATTTCCAAAGCTTTTTTTTTCAAAAAATATTTCTCCAACTTGGGTTAAAAAATAGGGATCATTTGGAAATTTCTTTGAAAGAAATAGATATTCCCCAAGTGCTTCATCAAACTTTTGTAATTGAAAATAAAGATCAGCAAGTCTTGTATGTATATATAGTTGTTCTGATTCAGAAACAAAGCCAGCGTTTCTTAATGCCATATTGTATTCAGCTATAGCAGCATTTATGTCACCTTTTTTATCAAAAGCAATTCCAAGATAATAGTGGGCTCTCCCATTGTTTTTTTCTTTTGAAAGTATCTTAAGTAGTTTTTCTATTGCTTCATCTAGTCTATTATTGTCTATCATTGTCTTTATAGAGTCCATTACAAGAACTTTTGATTTGAATACAAAAAAATATGCAAATACAGAAAGAAAAATAATAATTATTATAAATGATGCTATAAAACCCATTTCCATAAAAAAAAACTTAAAAAATTTTGATAAACTAAAATAATTACTTAAAAAACTCTTTTTTATTAAAACTTCTTGATAATCTTAAATCATATAAAACTTTTTTATCATCTTCACTTAGTTTATCGGTTAATTTTTTAACAATAAGAATTGAAATTCCAGGTCCAAACATAAACCCCTGTCCACAAAGTCCACCTATTATTATATAGTTTTTCAAAGGTTCATCTATAATTGGTGAACCATCAGGTGAGTTTGGGTAGTAGCCTCTCCATGTTCTTCTAATTCTTAAATTTGAAATTGAAGGTAAAATATTATTAAACCTTTGGGCTGATAGAAGCATAAAAGATTCTGTTGGAAGGTTAGATGTGCAATATATTGGAGGTTCAGGAGTTAAACAGAAAATAATTTGTCCTTCATTATTTTGATAAAAATAAAAATTCTTTGATTCTTTATATGGTCTTATATCAACAATCAGTGGATTAAACCACTTTTTTACAGGTTCAGTAATACCTGCTTCATGGCAATCTGCTAATATTGGTATTGGATCTAATATTTTTTCTTCAATTAAATTTTTATGAGGATCATTTATGTCTATCCCTGAACAATTTATAACTGTGTTACAATGAAAAGTTTCATTACTAATTTTGACTCCAACAATTTCAATATCATTATTTTTATTTTTTTTATAAATGATATTATCAACTTTTTTATTAAACAAAAATTCTACACCATTTTCTTTTGCAAGCTTAAAATAGGCAAAATTAGATTTTAATGGAGAACAGTTTCCATCTTCAGGAGAGTAAATACCACCAAGCAAATTTATTTCATCAATATTAGGTACAAGTTCTTTAACAGAATCTTTTTCTATCCAATTGATATTAAGCCCTGCTTCTTTTTGTTTCATTAATAGTTCTAAAACATTTTTTCTATCATTTTCAGTATAAATAGGATAAAGGTAACCCCCTGAAAACCAATCTATATCTATGCCATATTTTTGGTGAAAATTTGAAAACTCTTCTATTGATTTAAGTCCTATTTTTATCTTTGCAAATTCTGAATGGGTAGCACGAACACCACCTATTGCTGCTCTGTTTTGTCCCCTTCCTGGTGAAACTTCCTTTTCTATTACTAATACTTTAAATTTTTCTTTTGAAAGATAAAAAGAAAGGGGAGTTCCGATTGAACCAGCACCAATAATAATAATATCGTAAATATTTTTCATAAAATTTTACCTGAATTTATTTTATAATATTTTATTTTAATATTTTAATTAAATTTTATTATTTTAATTAAAATTAAAAATATTTTTAAAAATAATTTTTATTTTTTATCAAAAATGTTTTTTTTAACTACTTCCCCTGCAAAATATTTAAGTGGAATTTCTACTGAAAATGGTCTTGGGGTATTATGAATTATATCATTTCGATTTATATTGTATTCTCTAAAAATTGAAAGTATAGTTGTGGAGCAAGATTTACCGCCACATGCACCCATTGAAAGCCTAGTTGCAGCTTTTATAAAATTTATATCAGATATTCCTAACTCAATAAGAGCTCTAACCTCATTTTCTTTTACTCTTTCACAAATACAAATATTCCCTGAATTTTTGTTTTCACTAAATATTTTTGATATAATTTTATCATTATTTTCTATCTCTTTAATTTGAATATCATCTTGTAGTTTGAGCCTAAAAGAGGCAGCTTTATTTGAATTTTCTTCTGATACCCATAAATTAATTATCCATCTCTTATCATTTTTAAAGTATTTCATTGATTCAATTTGACCTTCCTCTAAAATGTTCCCTTCATAATCAGTGATTGGTAATTTTATTTTATTTAATATATCTTGAGATTTAATTTTTATATTATTATTTGCTTCAACTTCATATTCGATAGAATTATCTAAAAATTCTGGAGTGAATTCAAATGGAAAAGAAACAATAACCTTATTACCATTTTTTTTCTTTTTGTTTACAAGAGTTATTGCAAGACCCGGACATATTAAAACACACCTTAAACAACCAGTACAATTTTTTCTATATATAGGAATATCATATATTGGGTCTCCTTGGATTTGTATGGCATTAACAGGGCAAACTGTTGTACATGGGTTACATGGGATCTGTTGAAAGCAGAAAATATTTGGAAATATTAACTCATTTCCTTCATAAAATATTGGACTAAAATTTTTTCCACCTGGTGATTTCAAAATATTTTCTTTTTTATGAAGATTTTCATCAATGGTTATGTTTATTCCATTATCAATTAGAAATTTATAAGCTGCAAGCTTGCCAGAAAACATAGCAGATGAAGCTTCTGCAATTTCATTTGCATCACCAGCTTTATAAACTTTAATTCCAGAATCCTTAAATAAATTTTCATATTCATTGTTTTCCTTTAAACCAACTGCTATTAAAACAGTATCAACATCAAACTTTTTTATATTTCTATAAGTTGGTTTAAAATTATTATCACATTCACTAATAATGATGTTCTCAACTTTTTCTTTTCCTTCTGCTAAAATTGGGACATGTTGTAAAAATACTGGGATCCCATATCTTTTAATTTTATCAAGGTGTACTTTGTATCCTGATACTCTATTTAGCCCATCACATATTCCAGAAACTTTAATTCCTGCTTGTAGGGCATGGTAAGCTGCAATTAATCCAACATTTCCAGTTCCTACTATAAATATGTTTTTTGAGCATTTTACAAGATCTCTATTTAGAAGTGTCTGAAAAGCTCCAGCTCCAAAAATTCCAGGGAGATGGTTTCCCTTAAATGAAAGAAACTTTTCTCTTGCACCAGATGTTAAAAAAACAGATTTAGTTTTTAATAGAAAATAATTTTCTCCATTAAATAATCCAACTGTTTTATCTTCAAAAACAGAAACAAAATAAGTATTTGTCATTATTTTGATATTTTTTGATCCTTCTATCTCTTTTTGTAAAATCTCTGCAATTTCTATTCCTCTTTTACCAGCATAACAATCTTCTTGTGAACCGAAGAATTTATGAGTTTGGAGTAAAAGTTTTCCCCCCAATTTTTCTTTATCATCAACAAGAATGACTTTTATATCTGGGAATTCGGTTAATACTTTTGCAACAGAAAGACCTGCTGGACCCCCCCCTATTATTAAAACATCAGAATCTATTTCATAAATTTGAGGGAAATAAGGATCTTTAGAAAAGTAAAGTTCAGGGATTTCCTCTATAGAATAAATTTTGTCCCCATCTTTAATGGGAGTCATACATCCTTTGACTATTTCTCCATTAACTAAAATCCTGCATTGTGAACACATTCCATTTGCACAAAAAAGTCCTTGTGGGGAGTTATCATGGTGGTTTTTCCCAATATTATAAATCCCATATGATGCTAAAGCTGAAGTTATCATCATTCCTTCAAGAGCAAAAAGCTTATTATTGTTGTAGAAGAATGATATTACCTTTTTATTTTTATATGGTGGTAAAATAGGGTGATTATAAATTATATTATTTAATTTATAATTTGAATTTTGGTTTTCACTATCTTTATTGTTGTTTATATTGAAATATGGAGGGACAGATTCCTTTTGCATAAAGATATCCTTAAAATAATTTATTAGTTTAAATTTATAAGAATTTTATTGATTGTCAATTGACAAAAATTTAATAAATTTTATTTTTTTTTTACTTATTAGATAAAAATAATTTGAGAATTTTCAAACATTTAAGGAGCTTTAATGAGAATTAAAACAAGATTTGCACCATCTCCAACTGGCTATCTTCATATAGGAGGGGCAAGAACTGCTCTATTTTCATATTTATATGCAAAACATTTTGGTGGGGATTTTTTTTTAAGAATAGAAGATACAGATAGAACAAGATATGTTGAAGATGCAGTTGATGATATTATAAGATCATTAAGGTGGCTTGGGTTAGATTTCGATGGGGAAATAGTTTATCAATCTAAAAGGCTTGAATTATACCAAAAAGCGGCTTCTAAATTATTAGAGGAAGGGAAAGCTTATAGATGTTTCTGTTCACAAGCAAGGCTTGAAAGAATTAGAAATGTTAGGATGCAAAATAAACTTCCTTCTGGATACGATAGAAAGTGTAGAGATCTTTCTCAAGATGAAATAAATGAAAATATGAAAAATGGTGTTCCTTATGTAATAAGGTTAAAGGTACCTCTTGAAGGTAAAACAGTATGTAACGATATGATTAGAGGAGAAATTGAATTTGAAAATTCTGTTTTGGAAGATATAGTTCTGCTTAAAAGTGATGGTTTTCCAACTTATCATTTAGCTCATGTTGTAGATGATCATGATATGGAGATAACTCATATAACAAGAGGGGAAGAATGGATTTCTTCTTTCCCTTTGCATGTAATTTTATTTAATTATATGGGTTATGAATTACCCCAATATGCTCATTTACCAGTTATTTTATCAGCAGATGGTGGAAAACTTTCAAAAAGACATGGAGCAACATCAGTAAAAGAGTTTATTGAAGCTGGTTATATTCCTGAAGCTATGATAAATTTTTTAGCTTTACTTGGATGGTCATATGACGACAAACAAGAAGTTTTTTCAAAGGATGAACTTATAAAATATTTTGATCTTTCTAAAGTTTCAAAGTCTTCTGCTGTTTTTTCTTATGAAAAGTTAAATTGGTATAATGGTTACTATTTAAGAAATAAAAGTGATCAAGAATATTTTAAAATTTCTTTGCCTTTCTTTATAAAAGCAGGATATGTTAAAAGTATTGATAGAAATATTAAAATAGATTTATCTGAAAAAAATAATTTTGAAAATATGATAACAAAAGAAGAAAAAGATTATATAATGAAGATAATTCCAAATATAAAAGAAAGAATAGAAATTCTTTCCCAAATAGAATCTTATTGTGACTTTTTTTACAAAGATCCAACTACATATAATATTGAGGATTTTATTGATAAAAAGAGAGATATAAATCAGAATATAATTATTTTGGAACATGTACTTGAGGCTTTAAGCTTTCTTGATGAAAAAAGTTATAATTTAACAGGACTTGAAAATTGTTTAAGAGAATTAGCAGAGAAATATAATATTAGGACAAAAGATCTTTTTATGCCAATAAGGATTGCTTTAACAGGGAGAAAATATTCCCCAGGTCTTTTCGAAACCATTGAAATTTTAGGTAAAGAGACAACATTAAGAAGAATTAATAATTCCATAAATTATTTAAAAAGTAAACTGTAATTTTTATTAAAAAATATTTTGGAGGAAATGATGTTTGAAAATCTTGATTCTAAAGTTAGGTTTCCTGAAATTGAAGAAAAGATAATTAAATTTTGGGATAAAAATAAAATATTTGAAAAATCTCTTGAAA is part of the Spirochaetota bacterium genome and harbors:
- a CDS encoding tetratricopeptide repeat protein, coding for MEMGFIASFIIIIIFLSVFAYFFVFKSKVLVMDSIKTMIDNNRLDEAIEKLLKILSKEKNNGRAHYYLGIAFDKKGDINAAIAEYNMALRNAGFVSESEQLYIHTRLADLYFQLQKFDEALGEYLFLSKKFPNDPYFLTQVGEIFFEKKSFGNAASYYKKALQLDDKNPIAHYNIGRIYYISKLYRDAERHFLRCIDLQNNFYDAAYYLGLIYQQFGKTKLAIDYFSKGVYSTKFKGQSLYQIASILHATKDYNNAIKFYLKAITNIKENELLLEAKYDLSLAYEAIKDIDNALKLWNELYLVNKSYKDVEKKLNIYSELSVDDKYKEYIIAKSEDFKNIATKILATMNFKVLEIMDFGKIVYVVGIPQNTQALITTKKENNFFVFIRDSQTEILLDDVQSMRDKMIKNNCSKMHIIYPGNFTPDIIDFANSRQINLINKQTLLALLKGTYI
- a CDS encoding sigma-54 dependent transcriptional regulator, giving the protein MVVLIDDELNIRMALKRLIELNGLQVVDFENGAKALEYIEENEDIVECIITDLVMPELNGKELFNIIKSKYPSIPVIIISGKATVEDAINLMKEGVYDFFIKPFENIDKIVVVIKKAIDFAKFKKDYELLKTSFLKTAFSDKIIGRSKKMLDIFETVSQIAPTKATVLIYGETGTGKELIAEAIHEKSGRQGELIKVNCSALTETLLESELFGHEKGAFTGAIRTKPGRFELADKGTIFLDEIGEISPSIQIKLLRILQHKEFERVGGEKPIKVDVRIIAATNKDLQELVKAGKFRDDLYWRLNVIKITLPPLRERKDDIPLLIKHFIDKFSKENSKNISSISPSALNILVSYSWPGNVRELENTIENMIVMSRDDILDIDDIPSYIKSEVKTIPDFVTSDEIGSKEKYLQVKIGTPLEELEKKYIEFTLSKIKNKAKVARMLGIGRKTL
- the gltX gene encoding glutamate--tRNA ligase, with product MRIKTRFAPSPTGYLHIGGARTALFSYLYAKHFGGDFFLRIEDTDRTRYVEDAVDDIIRSLRWLGLDFDGEIVYQSKRLELYQKAASKLLEEGKAYRCFCSQARLERIRNVRMQNKLPSGYDRKCRDLSQDEINENMKNGVPYVIRLKVPLEGKTVCNDMIRGEIEFENSVLEDIVLLKSDGFPTYHLAHVVDDHDMEITHITRGEEWISSFPLHVILFNYMGYELPQYAHLPVILSADGGKLSKRHGATSVKEFIEAGYIPEAMINFLALLGWSYDDKQEVFSKDELIKYFDLSKVSKSSAVFSYEKLNWYNGYYLRNKSDQEYFKISLPFFIKAGYVKSIDRNIKIDLSEKNNFENMITKEEKDYIMKIIPNIKERIEILSQIESYCDFFYKDPTTYNIEDFIDKKRDINQNIIILEHVLEALSFLDEKSYNLTGLENCLRELAEKYNIRTKDLFMPIRIALTGRKYSPGLFETIEILGKETTLRRINNSINYLKSKL
- a CDS encoding FAD-dependent oxidoreductase, with amino-acid sequence MQKESVPPYFNINNNKDSENQNSNYKLNNIIYNHPILPPYKNKKVISFFYNNNKLFALEGMMITSALASYGIYNIGKNHHDNSPQGLFCANGMCSQCRILVNGEIVKGCMTPIKDGDKIYSIEEIPELYFSKDPYFPQIYEIDSDVLIIGGGPAGLSVAKVLTEFPDIKVILVDDKEKLGGKLLLQTHKFFGSQEDCYAGKRGIEIAEILQKEIEGSKNIKIMTNTYFVSVFEDKTVGLFNGENYFLLKTKSVFLTSGAREKFLSFKGNHLPGIFGAGAFQTLLNRDLVKCSKNIFIVGTGNVGLIAAYHALQAGIKVSGICDGLNRVSGYKVHLDKIKRYGIPVFLQHVPILAEGKEKVENIIISECDNNFKPTYRNIKKFDVDTVLIAVGLKENNEYENLFKDSGIKVYKAGDANEIAEASSAMFSGKLAAYKFLIDNGINITIDENLHKKENILKSPGGKNFSPIFYEGNELIFPNIFCFQQIPCNPCTTVCPVNAIQIQGDPIYDIPIYRKNCTGCLRCVLICPGLAITLVNKKKKNGNKVIVSFPFEFTPEFLDNSIEYEVEANNNIKIKSQDILNKIKLPITDYEGNILEEGQIESMKYFKNDKRWIINLWVSEENSNKAASFRLKLQDDIQIKEIENNDKIISKIFSENKNSGNICICERVKENEVRALIELGISDINFIKAATRLSMGACGGKSCSTTILSIFREYNINRNDIIHNTPRPFSVEIPLKYFAGEVVKKNIFDKK
- a CDS encoding FAD-binding oxidoreductase, encoding MKNIYDIIIIGAGSIGTPLSFYLSKEKFKVLVIEKEVSPGRGQNRAAIGGVRATHSEFAKIKIGLKSIEEFSNFHQKYGIDIDWFSGGYLYPIYTENDRKNVLELLMKQKEAGLNINWIEKDSVKELVPNIDEINLLGGIYSPEDGNCSPLKSNFAYFKLAKENGVEFLFNKKVDNIIYKKNKNNDIEIVGVKISNETFHCNTVINCSGIDINDPHKNLIEEKILDPIPILADCHEAGITEPVKKWFNPLIVDIRPYKESKNFYFYQNNEGQIIFCLTPEPPIYCTSNLPTESFMLLSAQRFNNILPSISNLRIRRTWRGYYPNSPDGSPIIDEPLKNYIIIGGLCGQGFMFGPGISILIVKKLTDKLSEDDKKVLYDLRLSRSFNKKEFFK